DNA from Streptomyces sp. NBC_01476:
CACCCATGGCGTAGCGACGGAACAGGCTCCGCCCGGGCTCAGCCGCTTCTCGCTGGGCACGGTCGCCGGGGTGTCCCACATCGCGATCGTCGCCGTCGTCCTGGTGGTGATCGGCGCGTTCGTCAGCGGGCGTACGGTCCTCGGCCGGCGCTTCCTGCTCACCGCTCAGAGCCCGGCGGCCGCCCGCGTCGCCGGAATCCGCGTCCGCAGCTACCTCAGCTGGACCTTTGTCGCCGCCAGTGTCTGTTACGCGACCACCGGCATCTTCCTCGCCGGCTTCCTCCAGACCCCCGGCCTGAGCGTAGGGTCGGACTACCTGCTGTCGACGGTGGCCGCGGTCGTGCTGGGCGGCATGTCCGTCGGACGCCGGGGCAACGTCATTCTCTCCACCGCGGCCGGGGCGCTGTTCCTCACGCAGTTGGAACAGGTCGTGCTCGGGACGAGCACGACGCCGTCGGTCCAATACCTCGTCGAGGGCGCGATCATCGCCGTCGCCATGCTCGCTCCGATGCTGCGCCTCGCGTGGCACCGGACCCGGACGCAGCGCGTCGAGCCGCCGACACCCGTCATGGAAGGGACACCCCGCTAGTGCCTGACTCCCACCGGATCCTGCTCAAGGGCGGGACGATCATCACCGTCGACCCGGAACTCGGCGACCTCACCGTCGGCGACATCCTCGTCGAAGACGGCCGGATCGCCGCGGTCGCCCCCGACCTGGGGCCGCTCGACGCCGAAGTGATCGACGCCCACGGCATGATCGTCATGCCCGGCTTCGTCGACACCCACCGGCACACCTGGCAGGCGCCGCTGCGCAACATCGGCTCGGACTGGACACTCGGTCAGTACTCCGCCGGCATGCACCGCGGCTTCAGCACCTACTTCCGGCCGGAGGACACCTACGCGGGCAACCTGCTCGGCGCGGCCGAGGCACTGGACTCCGGGATCACCACGCTGCTGGACTGGTCGCACAGCGTCGAGACCCCCGAGCACAGCGACGCCGCCATCAGCGCCCTGTTCGAAACGGGCGGCCGGGCGGTCTTCGCGCACGCGTGCGGCGCGTCGCGGTGGCAGATGCCGAGCGCGGTGGACCACGACCGCGACATCCTGCGGATCCGCGATCAGTACTTCAGCAGCGCCGGCCAACTCGTCACCCTGGCCTTCGCCGCCCGCGGACCGCAGTTCGCCAGCCACGAGGTGACCCTGCGGGACTGGGAGCTGGTCCGCGAGGTCGGAGCGCCGGTCACCGTCCACGTCGGCGACGGCGAATGGGGCAAGACCCGCCCGGTCGCCTGGATGAACGAGCACGGACTGCTCGCCGAGGACGTCACGTACGTCCACTGCAACACCCTCGCCGACGACGAACTCCGGATGATCGCCGACACCGGCGGCAGCGCGAGCGTCTCGGCCGACATCGAGACCCAGATGGGGCACGGCTGGCCGGCGACCGGACGGCTGCTCGCCGTCGGCATCCGGCCGAGCCTGTCGATCGACGTCTGCACCTCCAACGGCGGCAGCATGTTCGGGGCGATGAAGACCACCATCAGCATCCAGCGGGCGCTGGACAACGCGGCCGAACCCAACCCGGGAGAGCAGCAGTCGCTCAAGCTCGGCTGCCGCGACGTCATCGAGTTCGCGACCCTCCAGGGCGCCCGCGCGGTCGGTCTTGGTGACCGTGTCGGCAGCATCACCGTGGGCAAGGACGCCGACATCATCCTCATCCGTACCGACGCCCTCGGGATGCGGCCGCTGAACCACCCGGCCGGTGCGGTCGTGTACTCGGCCCACGCCGGTCTGGTGGACACCGTGCTGGTGGCGGGCCGGGTCGTGAAGCGCGGCGGCGTGCTGACGACGGTGGACGCGGAGCGTGTGGGGAAGCTCGCCGAGGAGACCCGTGACCACCTCCTGCGCAGTGCCCAGGCGGGTGACCGGATCCCCGACGCCCAGCTCGGCGGCGACTGGCTGCCGGGCACGGTGCGCGCACCGAGCGGGGACAACGATGGCGCGACAGAACGGAGTCAGGCATGAGCGGCACGATGCGTGCGGCGGTGACGGCGGTCTTCGGACAACCGCCCGAACCGCGGGAGGTGCCGGTGCCCACCGCGGCGCCGGACGAGCTGCTGATCAAGGTGCGCTCGGTCGGCCTGTGCGGCTCGGACCTCAAGGTGAACAGCGGTGCCATACCCGGACTGCGGACGCCGCTGATCCAGGGCCACGAGGTGTCCGGTGAGGTCGTCAGCGGCCCGGCGGGCTGGGCCGGGGGCGAGCGGGTGGCGCTCTACACCTTCCAGCCGTGCAACCAGTGCGCCTGGTGCCTGCGCGGGCAGACCAACCTGTGCCCGACCGCGCGGCGGATCGGCTTCGAACGGGACGGGGGACTGGCCGAGTACGTCACCGCGCGCCCCGTCGACGTCGTACGCTTCGGGCCGGACCTGGGCTTCGACGCCGCGGCCGTGACGATGGACGCGGTGCTGACGCCGTGGCGGGCGGTGCGGGTGCGGGCCGGCCTCAAGCCGGGCGAACGGCTGGCCGTCGTCGGGGCGGGCGGGCTGGGGCTGCACGCGGTACAGATCGCGGTCGCGCTCGGCGCCCACGTCGCGGTGGTCGACCTCAGCCAGGCCCGGCGCGCGTCGGCGCTGGAACTCGGCGCGGAACTGGCCGTCGGTCCGGACAGCGCGGAGGAGATCCTCGACTGGTCCGCCGGCGGCGTCGACGCGGCGCTGGAGGCATCGGGCGCGCCGGCCGGCTTCACCACCGCGGTGCGGGTGGTACGGCCCGGCGGGGCGGTGGTGTGCTGCGGCTACAAGCCCGGCTCCGACGTGGCCGCCGACTCGATGAAGCTGGCCCTGGCCGAACTCACCGTACTGGGCTCACGAGGGGGTGCCCGTGCGGATGCCGCAGAGGCGGTCGCGGCCGTGGAGCGCGGCGAGGTCCGCCCGCTGATCGCCAAGGCCGGCGGTATGGACGACGTCCCCCGCTTCTTCGAGGAACTGGCCGCGGGCGAAAGCGTCGGGCGCCTGGTTGTCCACCCGAGCGGGAGTTAGGGGCACGCGATGACGGTTGTCCGCGACCACCCGCAGGGGACGTCAGCCGCTGAGCCGGGCGATCGTCAGCGCGGCCGTCTTCACCGCCGGCGCGAGGCTGCCCACGCGGGTCGTGGAGCGCGCCACGATGCCGACCGCTCCGCGCAGGATGCCGCCCATGCCCAGGATCGGCGCCGCCACCGACACCGCTCCGAGGGTCATCTCCTCCCGCGAATAGGCGACGCCGTCCCGGCGTGCCTGCTTCAGCTCGGCGACGAGCCGGGCGGGCTGGGTGACGGTGTACGGGGTGCGCCGTTCCAGACCGGCCGCGACGACGTCCTGCAGCAACTGCTGCTGGGAGTGCGCCAGGATGCACTTGCCGACGGCCGTCGCGTACAACGGCAGCTTCCCGCCGACCTCGGTCGCCGTCGGCGCCGACTTGGGGCCGAACACCTTGTCGATGCACAGCGCCTGCAGGCCCTGCGGCACCACGAGCTGCACCGTCTCATTGGTGGCCGTGTACAGGTCGTAGAGCGAAGGCAGCGCCGCCTCGCGGATGTTGCGCTGCTGCGGCGCGAGAATGCCGATGTTCCACAACCGCATACCGACGCGGTACCGGTTGTCGACCAGGCGCTCCAGGGCGCCCCACTCCGCGAGCTGGGCGATGATCCTGCGCGCGGTGGAGATGGGCAGCCCCGACGCGGTGGCGATCTCGCTCAAGGTGAGTTCGGTGTGCGTGGGATCGAAGCAGTCCAGCACCTGCAGCACCCGCTGGACCACGGTCGCGCCAGGCGTATTGCTGTTGCCCGCCATCGGGGCCTCCCGTCCCGTCGAACCATCAGGTTTGCCGCTCACCGGCAACCGTATCTCCATCCGCCGCATGGTCATAGCCGTCAACGGCATCAGCGCCAATCACAGTTTGCCACTCAGTGGCAGAGAAGCCTTTTGCCTGAGCGAGCGTGTGCATAGGCTCCCGGTAGGACCCGGCCCCGCCGTCGGCGGGGTCCATCCCTGACGTTGAAAGAGGAAAACATGGTGTCCACTCAGCCCGGCACGGTTCTCACCGATGACGCCGCCGCCGTCCGCGCCGTGATCGAGAATTGGGCGGTGTGGCGCGACGCGGGGGACTGGGACCGGTTCGCGACGGTGTGGCACCCGGACGGCTACATGGCCGCGACTTGGTTCCAGGGCAGCGCCGCCGACTTCATCGCGGTGACCCAGACGGGCTTCGAGGCGGGCACCCGCATCCTGCACTTCCTCGGCGGGACGTCCGTCGACGTGGCCGGCGACCGGGCGATCGGACAGACCAAGATGACGATCAGCCAGCGCGACACCGTGCACGGCGTACTCGTCGACGCCGTCTGCACCGGGCGCTTCTACGACTTCTTCGCGCGCGACGCCGGCCAGTGGAAGCTGGTGCGGCGCCAGCCGATCTACGAGAAGGACCGGCTCGACCCGGTGGACCCGGCCGCCCGCGTCGAACTGGACGCCGCGCGGCTCGCCCGCTACCCCGAGGGCTACCGTCATCTCGCCTACCTGCAGCGTGAGGCCGGCTTCGAGGTCAAGGACGGGCTGCCCGGGCTGACCGGTGAGGCCGTCCAACGGCTCTACGCCGAAGGAGCCGCCTGGCTGGCGGGCGCCGCGTCACCGGGCCGGCCGCAGTAGCGAGGAGGAGCAGGAGGTGACGAAGGTGAGTTCGCCGAGCGTGGAGTCGACCGTGCGTGATTTCGCCTACGACGCACTGCCCGGACGCGTGGTCTTCGCGCGGCGCGCGGCGCGGGAGCGACTGGCAGCGGAGATCGAGAGGCTGGGCGTCGAGCGGGTGATGCTGATCGTCGGCCCTGGCCAGAGGGAACTGGCAGCCGAACTCGTCGTCCCGTTCGCCGGACGGGTCGTCGTCCACTACGACCAGGTGCGGCCGCACGTACCGCGGGAGGTCGCCGAGCACGCCCGTGAGGCCGCGCGGCGGGTGAAGGCCGACGCCCTGCTCAGCGTGGGCGGCGGCTCGACCACCGGCACGGCGAAAATCGTCGCGCTGACCCAGCACCTGCCCGTCGTCGCGGTGCCGACCACCTATGCCGGCTCCGAGATGACACCGGTCTGGGGCATGACCACCGGCACGGTCAAGAACACCGGACGCGACCTGGCCGTGCTGCCGCGTGTCGTCGTGTACGACCCGGAACTCGTCGAGACGCTGCCCGCCGCCCTGGCGGTGGCCTCGGCGCTGAACGCCATGGCGCACTGCCTGGAGTCGCTGTGGACGTCCGCGGCACCACTGGTGGAGTCGATGGCGCTGGACGGTGCCCGGTCACTGGCGGCCGGGCTGTCCGCGGCGGCGGCCGGGCGCCCGGCGGCCGACGCACTGCTGTACGGCGCCTACCTGGCAGGCGCCGCCTTCGCATCGGCCGGATCCGGCCTGCACCACAGGATCTGCCACGCGCTCGGCGGCGGATTCGACCTGCCCCACGCCCAGACGCACGCCGTGGTGCTGCCGCACGTCCTCGCGTTCAACGCCCCCGCGGTCCCTGCCGCCATGGCCAGGCTCGCGCCAGCGCTCGGCGCCGACGACCCGGTCACCGGCCTGCGGGATCTGTACCGGCGCTGCCACGCCCCGCGGTCGCTCGCCGAGATCGGACTGGCCCGCGCCGACCTGCCCCGGGCCATCGAACTCGTCACCGCCAGGCTGCCGGTCGACAACCCCCGCCCCGTCGGGGCGGACGACATCGCCGCGCTGCTGACCGCGGCGTTCCACGGCGAGGTGGGTGCCCGGTGACCGGGCCCGAGTCCGGCGCGGAGCGGACCGCCGGCCCGGCGCGCCGGGCAGCGCTGGAGCAGGCCGTCACCGACGAGGTCGTCGCCAGCTTCGCCCACGCCAGGACCGAACGCTTCACCGAGCTGATGTCGAGCCTGGTGCGGCACCTGCACGCGTTCGCGCGCGATGTCCGGCTCACCCAGCCGGAGTGGGAGGCGGCCATCGCGTTCCTCACCGCCACCGGGCAGACGTGCACGGACAAGCGGCAGGAGTTCATCCTGCTCTCGGACGTACTGGGCCTGTCGATGCAGACCGTGGGCATCAATGCCGCGTCCTCGCAAGCCGCGACCGAGTCCACGGTCTTCGGGCCCTTCTTCGTCGAGGGCAGCCCGCGCATCGAACTCGGCGGCGACATCGCGGAAGGCGTCTCCGGCCGCCCCTGCTACGTCTCCGGCCGTGTGCTCGACGACACCGGCGCGCCGATCAGCGGGGCCCGCGTCGAGCTCTGGGAAGCCGACGACGAGGGCTTCTACGACGTTCAGTACGGCGGGGACCGGATGCAGGCCCGCGGCCATCTCTTCTCCGGGGACGGCGGCGCCTACCGGTTCTGGTCGGTGCTGCCGGCGCCCTACCCGATCCCGTACGACGGGCCGGTCGGGCAACTGCTGGACGCCGCCAACCGCTCGCCGATGCGGCCGGCGCACATCCACTTCATGGTGAAGGCACCCGGCTGCCGGACACTCATCACGCACATCTTCGTCGCCGGCAGCCCGCACCTGACCGACGACGCGGTGTTCGCGGTCAAACCGAGCCTGGTCGTCGACTTCGTGGAGCACCCGCCCGGCACGGCCCCCGACGGACGCGTCCTCGACGGCCCCTGGCACGAGGCGAGTTTCGACCTCGTGCTGGCGCGGACCCGGTGAGCGGCACCGGAGGACTGCCGGTCAGCGCGGCAGTGATCAGCGAACGCGGCGGGCCGTTCGTCATCGAGCAGCTCCAACTCGCGCCGCCGCGCCCCGACGAGGTGCTGCTGCGCGTCGTCGCCGCCGGCGTCTGCCGCACCGATCTGCACATCCGCGACCAGGAGTACCCGATCCGGCTGCCGGTGGTGGCCGGGCACGAGGGCGCCGGCGTCATCGAGGCGGTCGGAACCGCCGTGACCGCACTGGCCCCCGGTGACCACGTCGTGGTGTCCTATCCGTCCTGCGGCGCGTGCCGGCACTGCCTGCGCGCCGAACTCCCTTACTGCGTGCACGGGTTCGAGCTGTCGTTCGGCGGGCAGCGGCTGGACGGCACCTCGGCCCTCACCCGCGCCGGCGGCGAGCGCGTGAACGGGCACATCTTCCAGCAGTCCGCGTTCGCCACCCACGCCGTCGTCCCCGCCCGCAGCGCGGTCAGAGTACCGGCCGACCTCCCGCTGGAACTGCTGGCACCGCTGGCCTGCGGGGTGCAGACCGGTGCCGGCGCGGTGCTGAACACGCTCGCCGTGACCGCCGGCGACCGCGTGGCCGTACTCGGGGCCGGTGGTGTGGGGCTCTCCTCGGTGATGGCCGCGGCCGCCGTCGGTGCCGCCCGGATCATCGCGGTCGACGTCAACCCGGCCCGGCGCGCACTGGCCCTCGAACTCGGCGCCACCGAGGCCGTCGATCCGGCCGGCATCGACCTGGCCGGCGAGCTGTCGGCCCGCACCGGCGGCCGGCTGCGGCACATCGTCGAGACCACCGGGCTGCCCGCCGTCCTGGCGGACGCGCTGCGCGCCGTCGACATGACCGGCACGGTCGCCGTCGTCGGCGCCGCAGCGGCGGGGACCAGGGTCACGCTCGACACCAACACCCTGCTCAACGGCCGCCGTTTGCGCGGCGTGATCCAGGGCGACGCCGTGCCCCACGAGTTCATCCCGCGCCTCATCGGACTTCACCGGGCCGGCCGGCTGCCGCTGGAGCGCATCGTCACCCCTTACGACTTCGCGGACATCAACATCGCGGTCAAGGACATGTCCGAAGGCATTGCCGTCAAGCCGGTGCTGCGCATCGGCACCGCAAGCGACCCCGCAAGCGACCCCGCAAGCGACCCTGCACCCGCGCGATGAAGGAGCACACCGTGGCACACGCACTCAACTACATCGGCGGGAAATGGGTCGACACCGACGACCGGCGGCCCAGCTTCGACCCGGCGACCGGCGAGCAGATCGGCACGTTCGCCTTCGCCGACCGCGGCCACACCCAGGCCGCGATCGACGCGGCGCTGCGCGCGTTCGCCGAGTCGGACTGGAGACACGACGCGAGGCTGCGCGCCCGGGTCCTCAACGCGATGGCCGACCAGGTCGAGCGGCGCAGCGACGAGCTGATCGAACTCCTCGCCCTGAACAACGGCAAGATCGTCCCGGAGGCGACGTTCGAGATCAGCATGGTGCCCTCCAAACTCCGCTGGTGGGCGGCGATGGCGCTCACCTCGCAGGGCCGCGCGGCCGACATGGGGCACGGCCGTACGTCGCTGGTCCTGCGCGAGCCGGTCGGGGTCGCCGGGATCATCGTCCCCTTCAACTCACCGGTCATCCTGGCCGTACGGTCCCTCGGCCCGGCGCTGGCCGCCGGGACCACCGCGGTGCTGAAGTTCCCGGACGAGACCGCGATGGTCAACTCGCTCTTCTTCGAGGTGATGGCGGCCTCGGACGGGCTGCCGGACGGCGTGATCAACGCGGTCAACACCGACCGCGTCGGCGGCGCGGTCCTGGTCGAATCGCCCCACGTGCCGGTCATCAGCTTCACCGGCAGTACCGCGACCGGACGCGCCATCTCGGCTGCCGGTGCCGCGCACCTGAAGCGGTTCGGCCTGGAACTCGGCGGCAAGACCCCGATGATCCTCTTCGAGGACGCCGACCTGGACGCGGCGACCCCCGTACTCAGCAAGGCGATCACGACCTTCGCCGGCCAGTTCTGCATGGCCGGCTCACGGCTGCTGGTCCACCGCTCGATCGCCGACGAGGTGCGCACGGCCATGACATCGCGCCTTGCCGGTGTCCGTGTCGGGCCCGCGTCCGATCCGAGGAGCGAGATGGGTCCGTTGATCGACAAGGCGAACGTGGCGCGGGTGGACGCGGTGGTCGAGAAGGCCATCGCCGACGGGGCGAAGGTCCTCGTGCGCGGCGGCAGCCCGGACGACACGGAGCTGGCCGGCGGCGCGTTCTACCGGCCGGTGCTGCTGGAGGTCACCGATCAGTCCGCGGCCGTCATCCAGCAGGAGACCTTCGGTCCGGTGCTGACGCTGCAGGTGTTCGAGAACGAGGACGAAGCGGTCGAACTGGCCAACGACAGCGAGTACGGGTTGTCGGCGAGCATATGGACACGCGATGTCGACCGTTCGCTGCGGGTCGCCAAACGGCTTGAGTCCGGCACCGTCTGGGTCAACAACTGGGCGCTGGTCCACGACGAGTTCGAGGAGGGCGGCTACAAGCAGAGCGGTACCGGCCGCCTCAACGGCGTCGCCGCCCTGGAGGAGTTCCTGGAGTACAAGCACATCGCCTTCGGCTCCGGTCACTGACGGGAGAACGGCCCGGCCCGCGGGCGGGTCATCACCCGGGCCCCGGCCGGGGCCGCGTTCCAGGCCCGCGCATGCGCTCGTCCGGGGCGCCGGGTGGGCCGGGTGCGAGACGTCGGGTCGTCAGGCCGGAGTGCGGTGGTGGGCGACCGACAAGGCTCGTGCTCTCTGACCGCACAGTGGCCGCGTCCCGCGCCGGACGATTCTTCGACATCATCGGTGACAGCGAAGACCGGGGCTCATGCCTGTGACCCGCCGCTCGTCGCGCGAGCTCCACCGGCCGGCCGGCCGCCGGGCCGGGTTCGGCTGCGCTCCTGGCCGGGCGCGGTGGGACGGGCGCCGGGGAACGAGCTAGGCAGCGTCGTTGCCGTCGCGCAGGGAACGGATCATGCTCTGCAGGATCCGGAACGCGTGTGACTGCTCGGTCTCGTTCAGGCCGGCCAGCATTCTGACCTCGACGGACCGGACCGCCACGGTCGCCTTCTCCAGGCTCTGCCGGCCGCGGGGCGTGAGCCGCGCGGGAAGGACCTTCCCGACGGGCGCCTCCGCGGGCCTGGTCACGTAGCCGTCCCGTTCCAGGGCCTGGAGCAGCACGTTCATCGACTGCCGTGTCACGAACGCGCCACGCGCGAGCTCGGAGTTCGACAGGCCCGGCCGCTGGGCCAGCAGTTCGAGGCAGGAGTAGTGCGTCACGCTCATCCCGAGTGGCCGCAGCACCTCCTCCATGGCTGCGCGCAAGGCGCTCGAAGCCTCTTTCAGCAGGTAGCCCAGTGATTTGTCCAGGTCGACGCCGGCACCTTTTTGACTCATGTCAGAAGTCTGACATACAGTGGTCTGTGTCAGGAATCTGACACGGAGAGAAGGAGCATCATCATGCCCGTCACCGGCCCCGACTTCATCTCGCTCCAGGCGCGCGACCTCGACGCTTCGCAGGCGTTCTACGAGCAGTACCTCGGCCTCGTCCGCTCGCAGGCCGGACCTCCGCACGCCGTCGTCTTCGAGACGAAGCCGATCGCGTTCGCACTGCGCGACGTCGTTCCCGGCACCGATCTCGCATCCGCTGCCCAACCCGGCATCGGCGCCGCGATCTGGCTCCACGCCACCGACGTCCAGGCCATCCACGACGCCCTCGTCGCCGACGGTCACACCATCGTCTCCGCACCGATCGACGGCCCCTTCGGCCGGACATTCACCTTCGCCGACCCCGACGGCTACCAGGTCACCCTCCACGACCGCACCTGACAAACCGAACGTCAGCCGTCAGCGGTCAGCGGTCCGCTGAAGGGGGAAGCGGCCGCGGCGCCAGTGCCAGTGGCGGTCCGCCTTCAGGTGGTCGACGACCGCGCGCTGGAGGACGGTGCGGCGCGGCAGTTGGTCGAGTGGTGTGGTGAGGGTGCGGAAGACGAAGCGCAGGACCTCGACATCGGCGTCCAGTCCTTCCGGCTCCTCGTAGGGGTCCAGTGCGAACCTCCGCTGGAACCGGGCGATGTTGGAGTTCTCGGGCAGGTACTCCAGCAGTTGCGGGTCGAGCAGCCACGAGCCGCAGGAGAACGCCGTGTAGCGCTCGTCCGGAAAGTGGCGCGGGAAGAAGGCGCGGGCCTCCTCGAGCGACGCCGCGACCAACTGCGGGGTGATAGGTCCCGCCTCGGGGACGTGCAGGTCGATGGTGCTGTCGCCGCGCTGGTACTGCAGCCGGCCCAACTCGTAGACACTGCCTCGGGTATGCAGCGTCAGCCAGCTCTGCATGACCGGCCGGCCCTGGCCGTGCATGCGCCGGTCGACCGCGAGGTTGCGGCCCAGGTCCGCGAGAGTCGCCCAAGATACGGCGTCGGCGATGCCGTGGTCGCGGTGGTAGTCGATGACGACACCGACCAGGGCCAGGTAGCCGTACACGTAGAGGTGGCGCCAGGCGGGGCCCCGCTCGCGCGGCAGCTCCGGACCGGGGGACAGCCAGCCGTGGCCCCCGAGATCGGCGCGGACCAGGGCGATCGAACGGTCGAGCAACCAGCGCAGTTCCGGAGTCCACAACGCCGAGCCGGGGTCCGGCCAGCCCGCCATGATCTCGGCGACGTCGTCCGGCGGCACCGCGAGCCGGGCGAGGATCGCGGGCGCGTCGGCCTTGGCGGGCAGCGGAGCCGACGGGCTGTCGCCGGCGAGCCGGTGCACGCGGTTGACGTCCTCGACCGGTACGCCGAGCCGGGCGGCGATGTCGTCCAGATCCACGCGGGCCAATCTACCGGCCGGTGAGGCCGCCGCTCCCGGCGTCCGCCCCCCACCCCGCGGACGCCGTGCTACTGACGGCTCGGGAGCATCGCGAGTGCCTGCGACCGCTGGGCGACCAACTCGTCGTAGGTGCCGTCGCGTTCGGCCCACCGGTGCATCAGTACGCCCTTGACGAGGATTTCGCGCGGAGTGGGGTCGGCCTGGAGCAGGTCCATCGCCTCGGTGACGAACTCGTCCAGTTTGAGCGCGCGCGGGTTGAGCCGTGCCTGTTCCGGCGTGGTGGCGACGGCCGGCGGGACGAGTTCGGACACCTCGACACCGGTGCCCTCCAGCTGCGCGCGCAACGCCTCGGAGTACGCGTGCACGGCGGCCTTCGACGCGGCGTAGGTCGGCATGAGCGGGAACGGCAGGAACCCGATGCCCGAGGTGACCGTGACGACGGTGCCGGCGCCGCGCTCGATCAGGTGCGGGGTGAAGGCGTCGATGACCCGGATGGTGCCCAGGAGGTTGGTGTCGACCGTCTCCTGCGCGGCGCTGAAGTGCGCGGGATCGCGCAGATCCTCGGGGATCCCGACCCCCGACATCGTCACGATCGTGTCAAGGCCCGGGTGGCCGCGCAGGATCGTGTCCCGGGCACGGCCGACGCTCTCCTGGTCGGTCACGTCGATCGGAACGGTGGCGAACCCCTCAGCCGCGAGCCGGTCCAGCAGGTCGGTTCGGCGTCCGCCGACGATCACGGCGCTGCCGGCCGCGGCGAAGCGCCGGGCGAGTTCGAGACCGATTCCCGAGGTGGCGCCGGCGATGAAGACGGTGCGGTTGGTGATGTCCATTGACTGCTCCTGCTCAGGGCGCCGCCAGCGGCAAACTGGCGGGCGCATGCGATGACGGTGCGGTTGACCGGCCGGGGCTTCGCCGCGCGGTGTGTCCGGCTTCGCCGGGGCGACACACCTTCAGTGTCGATCTGTTCCCGGGCGGCAGGCAGTACCCCCGTCTTCCGTGGTCCTGTCAGGGCCCCCTTTGCCGGGGGGACCCTGAACTACGATGCGGAACATGAGCGACGACGACCGCGCCAACCAGCTCGGCGGTTACCTCCGTGCCCGGCGGGCACTGGTCTCTCCGGAGCAGGCGGGGCTTCCGGCGGGTACGAATCGCCGCGTTCCCGGGCTTCGCCGCGAAGAAGTCGCCATGCTCGCGGGCATCAGCGCCGACTACTACCTGCGGCTGGAGCGCGGTCGTGACAAGAACCCCTCACCGCAGGTCCTCGAATCGCTCGCGCGGGTCCTGCACCTCGACGAGCTCGAACAGGAATATCTTCTCGGCCTGACCGCCTCACGCCCGAGGCGACCGCGACGCCGGA
Protein-coding regions in this window:
- a CDS encoding ABC transporter permease — encoded protein: MSAPTPRELGRLAGRISPIWPVTVLMFAVSPLIAGGSLSSGALRSMIPFAALLAISSAGQSMVMQQRGLDLSVPGAVTLAAMVVTHYARGEDARLPVAIALACLACVAGGIVLALAVTVLRLTALVASLGMNSVYLGAALYLTHGVATEQAPPGLSRFSLGTVAGVSHIAIVAVVLVVIGAFVSGRTVLGRRFLLTAQSPAAARVAGIRVRSYLSWTFVAASVCYATTGIFLAGFLQTPGLSVGSDYLLSTVAAVVLGGMSVGRRGNVILSTAAGALFLTQLEQVVLGTSTTPSVQYLVEGAIIAVAMLAPMLRLAWHRTRTQRVEPPTPVMEGTPR
- a CDS encoding amidohydrolase family protein, producing the protein MPDSHRILLKGGTIITVDPELGDLTVGDILVEDGRIAAVAPDLGPLDAEVIDAHGMIVMPGFVDTHRHTWQAPLRNIGSDWTLGQYSAGMHRGFSTYFRPEDTYAGNLLGAAEALDSGITTLLDWSHSVETPEHSDAAISALFETGGRAVFAHACGASRWQMPSAVDHDRDILRIRDQYFSSAGQLVTLAFAARGPQFASHEVTLRDWELVREVGAPVTVHVGDGEWGKTRPVAWMNEHGLLAEDVTYVHCNTLADDELRMIADTGGSASVSADIETQMGHGWPATGRLLAVGIRPSLSIDVCTSNGGSMFGAMKTTISIQRALDNAAEPNPGEQQSLKLGCRDVIEFATLQGARAVGLGDRVGSITVGKDADIILIRTDALGMRPLNHPAGAVVYSAHAGLVDTVLVAGRVVKRGGVLTTVDAERVGKLAEETRDHLLRSAQAGDRIPDAQLGGDWLPGTVRAPSGDNDGATERSQA
- a CDS encoding alcohol dehydrogenase catalytic domain-containing protein, whose translation is MSGTMRAAVTAVFGQPPEPREVPVPTAAPDELLIKVRSVGLCGSDLKVNSGAIPGLRTPLIQGHEVSGEVVSGPAGWAGGERVALYTFQPCNQCAWCLRGQTNLCPTARRIGFERDGGLAEYVTARPVDVVRFGPDLGFDAAAVTMDAVLTPWRAVRVRAGLKPGERLAVVGAGGLGLHAVQIAVALGAHVAVVDLSQARRASALELGAELAVGPDSAEEILDWSAGGVDAALEASGAPAGFTTAVRVVRPGGAVVCCGYKPGSDVAADSMKLALAELTVLGSRGGARADAAEAVAAVERGEVRPLIAKAGGMDDVPRFFEELAAGESVGRLVVHPSGS
- a CDS encoding IclR family transcriptional regulator codes for the protein MEIRLPVSGKPDGSTGREAPMAGNSNTPGATVVQRVLQVLDCFDPTHTELTLSEIATASGLPISTARRIIAQLAEWGALERLVDNRYRVGMRLWNIGILAPQQRNIREAALPSLYDLYTATNETVQLVVPQGLQALCIDKVFGPKSAPTATEVGGKLPLYATAVGKCILAHSQQQLLQDVVAAGLERRTPYTVTQPARLVAELKQARRDGVAYSREEMTLGAVSVAAPILGMGGILRGAVGIVARSTTRVGSLAPAVKTAALTIARLSG
- a CDS encoding nuclear transport factor 2 family protein — translated: MVSTQPGTVLTDDAAAVRAVIENWAVWRDAGDWDRFATVWHPDGYMAATWFQGSAADFIAVTQTGFEAGTRILHFLGGTSVDVAGDRAIGQTKMTISQRDTVHGVLVDAVCTGRFYDFFARDAGQWKLVRRQPIYEKDRLDPVDPAARVELDAARLARYPEGYRHLAYLQREAGFEVKDGLPGLTGEAVQRLYAEGAAWLAGAASPGRPQ
- a CDS encoding maleylacetate reductase, which gives rise to MTKVSSPSVESTVRDFAYDALPGRVVFARRAARERLAAEIERLGVERVMLIVGPGQRELAAELVVPFAGRVVVHYDQVRPHVPREVAEHAREAARRVKADALLSVGGGSTTGTAKIVALTQHLPVVAVPTTYAGSEMTPVWGMTTGTVKNTGRDLAVLPRVVVYDPELVETLPAALAVASALNAMAHCLESLWTSAAPLVESMALDGARSLAAGLSAAAAGRPAADALLYGAYLAGAAFASAGSGLHHRICHALGGGFDLPHAQTHAVVLPHVLAFNAPAVPAAMARLAPALGADDPVTGLRDLYRRCHAPRSLAEIGLARADLPRAIELVTARLPVDNPRPVGADDIAALLTAAFHGEVGAR
- a CDS encoding dioxygenase family protein; translation: MTGPESGAERTAGPARRAALEQAVTDEVVASFAHARTERFTELMSSLVRHLHAFARDVRLTQPEWEAAIAFLTATGQTCTDKRQEFILLSDVLGLSMQTVGINAASSQAATESTVFGPFFVEGSPRIELGGDIAEGVSGRPCYVSGRVLDDTGAPISGARVELWEADDEGFYDVQYGGDRMQARGHLFSGDGGAYRFWSVLPAPYPIPYDGPVGQLLDAANRSPMRPAHIHFMVKAPGCRTLITHIFVAGSPHLTDDAVFAVKPSLVVDFVEHPPGTAPDGRVLDGPWHEASFDLVLARTR
- a CDS encoding NAD(P)-dependent alcohol dehydrogenase → MSGTGGLPVSAAVISERGGPFVIEQLQLAPPRPDEVLLRVVAAGVCRTDLHIRDQEYPIRLPVVAGHEGAGVIEAVGTAVTALAPGDHVVVSYPSCGACRHCLRAELPYCVHGFELSFGGQRLDGTSALTRAGGERVNGHIFQQSAFATHAVVPARSAVRVPADLPLELLAPLACGVQTGAGAVLNTLAVTAGDRVAVLGAGGVGLSSVMAAAAVGAARIIAVDVNPARRALALELGATEAVDPAGIDLAGELSARTGGRLRHIVETTGLPAVLADALRAVDMTGTVAVVGAAAAGTRVTLDTNTLLNGRRLRGVIQGDAVPHEFIPRLIGLHRAGRLPLERIVTPYDFADINIAVKDMSEGIAVKPVLRIGTASDPASDPASDPAPAR